From Candidatus Limnocylindrales bacterium, the proteins below share one genomic window:
- a CDS encoding VOC family protein, with translation MAEPGYKLDHVACGVRRIAEVAPYLEGVLGARPYRGGPNPDFNGRQWSFANGALLEIIEPAGAEGGFLHRFLDMRGPGIHHVTFKVPDIYAARARAEAAGYTVVGFNDAYPSWKECFLHPKQAQGIVVQFAENHPELSSEDSWHEFAPVVPAPATPALSLLGVRMVTHDLGRSRAQWVELLGAEVVEESAGQLLVRWEGCPLHVRLLLQAAAEQGPQGLETAVPPKFAATLEAFAPLGARLIPV, from the coding sequence ATGGCCGAGCCCGGCTACAAGCTCGATCACGTCGCCTGCGGCGTGCGCCGGATCGCGGAAGTCGCGCCCTACCTCGAAGGCGTGCTCGGCGCGAGACCGTATCGCGGCGGCCCCAATCCGGACTTCAACGGCCGGCAGTGGTCCTTCGCCAACGGTGCGCTCCTCGAGATCATCGAGCCGGCCGGCGCCGAAGGTGGCTTCCTGCATCGGTTCCTCGATATGCGCGGGCCCGGCATCCACCACGTCACGTTCAAGGTTCCCGACATCTACGCGGCACGGGCACGCGCCGAGGCCGCAGGCTACACGGTCGTCGGCTTCAACGACGCCTATCCGAGCTGGAAGGAATGCTTTCTCCATCCCAAGCAGGCGCAGGGCATCGTCGTTCAGTTTGCCGAGAACCATCCGGAGCTGAGCAGCGAGGACAGCTGGCACGAGTTCGCGCCTGTGGTGCCCGCGCCCGCAACGCCGGCGCTGTCGCTGCTCGGCGTGCGAATGGTCACGCATGATCTCGGTCGTTCGCGGGCGCAGTGGGTGGAGTTGCTCGGTGCGGAGGTCGTCGAGGAAAGCGCCGGCCAGCTGCTGGTGCGATGGGAGGGCTGCCCGCTCCACGTGCGGCTCCTGCTCCAAGCGGCCGCTGAGCAGGGACCGCAGGGACTCGAGACCGCGGTACCGCCAAAGTTCGCGGCAACGCTGGAGGCGTTCGCCCCGTTGGGTGCCCGGCTCATTCCCGTGTGA
- a CDS encoding LLM class F420-dependent oxidoreductase, protein MKYGLFGINFGACADPETAAAVSRAAETAGFESLWTGEHVVLPDPQVPPSPVPAQVPFLDPAVALATVSQHTRRVLLGTGIIILPQRNPLVLAKELASVDVVSGGRLIFGVGIGYLEPEFRALGIPFEDKGARTVDYLRAMQAVWTMDQPSYEGRFASFSGINAYPRPVQRPHPPIVFGGHTPAAFRRAVELAQGWYGFAMDVEAARKAIEGISVEERRRERDRGLSRLEISITPPAGLPDPATARAYADLGVDRLILLPAAATREDMLEYVARAAETLIDKI, encoded by the coding sequence ATGAAGTACGGACTGTTCGGCATCAACTTCGGCGCCTGCGCCGATCCGGAAACCGCCGCTGCCGTCTCGCGTGCGGCCGAAACTGCCGGCTTCGAGTCGCTGTGGACCGGCGAGCACGTGGTGCTTCCCGATCCGCAGGTGCCGCCGTCGCCCGTTCCCGCTCAGGTGCCCTTCCTCGATCCGGCGGTGGCGCTGGCGACCGTCTCCCAGCACACGCGCCGCGTGCTGCTCGGCACCGGCATCATCATCCTGCCTCAGCGCAACCCGCTGGTGCTGGCCAAGGAGCTGGCCAGCGTCGACGTCGTCAGCGGCGGCCGCCTGATCTTCGGGGTCGGAATCGGATACCTCGAGCCCGAGTTTCGCGCGCTCGGCATTCCCTTCGAGGACAAGGGCGCCCGAACCGTCGACTATCTGCGCGCCATGCAGGCGGTATGGACGATGGACCAGCCGTCCTACGAGGGGCGCTTCGCCAGCTTCTCGGGCATCAACGCCTATCCGCGGCCCGTGCAGCGCCCTCATCCACCGATCGTCTTCGGCGGCCACACACCGGCCGCGTTCCGACGCGCCGTCGAGCTGGCGCAGGGCTGGTACGGCTTCGCGATGGACGTGGAGGCGGCGCGAAAGGCGATCGAGGGCATTTCCGTCGAGGAGCGCCGCCGCGAGCGCGACCGCGGGCTGAGCCGCCTGGAGATCAGCATCACTCCGCCGGCCGGCCTGCCCGACCCGGCAACGGCCCGCGCCTACGCCGACCTCGGCGTCGATCGCCTCATCCTGCTGCCGGCGGCGGCAACGCGCGAGGACATGCTCGAATACGTGGCGCGCGCTGCAGAGACTCTCATCGACAAGATCTGA
- a CDS encoding MBOAT family protein: MLFTSLQFLLFLPAAAAVLFALPAAYRNPYLLLVSYGFYAAWNPAYVLLLALVTAISYGSGIAIERAASPAARKAWVSVSALAILGALFVFKYFNLFAQSGQALLAAVGIHAEVPELRLLLPVGISFYTFQSLGYTVDVYRGARPAERDLLRYALFVSFFPQILSGPINRSTQLLPQFVRAPYFDSERIVAGMQLMAWGFFKKLVIADRLGVYVDQVYDDPTGVGGLPIFIATVLYAFQVYCDFSGYTDIAIGTAQVLGYEMMLNFRQPYLAASTQEFWRRWHISLSTWFRDYVYISLGGNRVSPVRRYVNLFIVFVLSGLWHGASWTFVIWGALHGLYLVIGTATRQVRERWAQRNGLTRMPRLHYLLQLLVTFVLVDFAWIFFRAATFDDAIYIITHMFRGWDLSAGVTLGLGTYEMTLVLMALAILLVVDWLQSRMPLRANIAELPVWARWSLYYGVVMCVLLLGKTGGGKFIYFQF, encoded by the coding sequence GTGCTGTTTACCTCGCTCCAGTTCCTGCTGTTCCTGCCGGCGGCGGCGGCCGTGCTGTTCGCGCTGCCGGCAGCGTACCGCAACCCGTATCTGCTGCTGGTCAGCTACGGCTTCTACGCGGCGTGGAATCCTGCCTATGTCCTGCTGCTGGCGCTGGTCACGGCGATCTCCTACGGCAGCGGCATCGCCATCGAGCGCGCGGCCTCGCCTGCGGCCAGGAAGGCCTGGGTGAGCGTGAGCGCGCTCGCGATCCTGGGCGCGCTGTTCGTCTTCAAGTACTTCAACCTGTTCGCGCAAAGCGGCCAGGCGCTTCTGGCGGCCGTCGGCATCCATGCCGAGGTGCCCGAGCTGCGGCTGCTGCTGCCGGTGGGCATCTCGTTCTACACGTTCCAGTCGCTCGGCTACACGGTTGACGTCTACCGCGGCGCGCGGCCGGCCGAGCGGGATCTGCTGCGCTACGCGCTGTTCGTCTCGTTCTTCCCGCAGATCCTGTCGGGCCCCATCAACCGCTCCACGCAGCTGCTGCCGCAGTTCGTGCGCGCGCCGTACTTCGATTCCGAGCGCATCGTCGCGGGCATGCAGCTGATGGCGTGGGGCTTCTTCAAGAAGCTCGTCATCGCCGACCGGCTCGGCGTCTACGTCGACCAGGTCTACGACGACCCCACGGGCGTCGGCGGTCTTCCGATCTTCATCGCCACCGTTCTCTACGCGTTCCAGGTCTACTGCGACTTCTCCGGGTACACCGACATCGCCATCGGCACGGCGCAGGTGCTGGGTTACGAGATGATGCTGAACTTCCGCCAGCCTTACCTGGCAGCCAGCACACAGGAGTTCTGGCGGCGCTGGCACATCTCGCTGTCCACCTGGTTTCGTGACTACGTCTACATCTCGCTCGGCGGCAACCGCGTCTCGCCGGTGCGCCGCTACGTCAATCTTTTCATCGTTTTCGTGCTGAGCGGCCTTTGGCACGGCGCCAGCTGGACCTTCGTCATCTGGGGCGCGCTGCACGGGCTCTACCTGGTGATCGGCACCGCCACGCGGCAGGTGCGCGAGCGCTGGGCGCAGCGCAACGGCCTGACGCGCATGCCGCGCCTTCATTACCTGCTGCAGCTGCTGGTGACGTTCGTGCTCGTGGACTTCGCCTGGATCTTCTTTCGTGCGGCGACATTCGACGATGCGATCTACATCATCACCCACATGTTCCGCGGGTGGGACCTTTCGGCCGGCGTTACGCTCGGCCTGGGCACCTACGAGATGACCCTGGTGCTGATGGCGCTGGCCATCCTGTTGGTCGTCGACTGGCTGCAGAGCCGTATGCCATTGCGTGCGAACATAGCCGAGCTGCCGGTGTGGGCGCGTTGGTCGCTCTACTACGGCGTGGTCATGTGCGTCCTGCTGCTGGGCAAGACGGGCGGCGGCAAGTTCATCTACTTCCAGTTCTGA